The Pseudopipra pipra isolate bDixPip1 chromosome 10, bDixPip1.hap1, whole genome shotgun sequence genome includes the window GAATATGCATCTGAACTCTACATGAGCTATCTGAAATCATTCACATTGCTCTCTTAGCTAGGTTAAATGAAACCTGATCTGGATTCCACTTGATCATAAGACTGGAATGCTGAAAATGCTGTAATCTATTTATACATCAAATTGAAGAAATGTTGCGTGTCTTTAAATTTCACTGCATTTTGTCTTAGCTAAATAGCAACAGTTTACAAACTGTTTCATGTTcaaactgagaaagaaaagacagaccAACCTGACTTATTTATCCTAAAGCCAGGATTGATTCCTGGCTTTTAAACTATGGCCCAAACCCAGGTCTTCTTTGTGCCTTCCCTAAAAGTGTTGTTCCTGCAGCAGTAATTCATCTCTACTGCCAAAACATGGTAGTTGCCTTAGGATGACTTTCAAATCCATACTTCTTCAGCATCAAGAACGTACTACAATCCCAGACTGGATTTGCTGCTGGGATCTTGCTCATACATCTGCCTCTAAATCACAAATGGTTCAAAATACAGCAGAGAGCAAAGCTGAGGACAACTGTGAAATAAGGACAGCAAAATCATACAGATGAAAACTACACCGGGGCTTATAGAGCCCGGAAGGGATTGGCAGTAGTTCCTCTCTCCACAGACCATCCCAGAGCACCCTGGTGAAGCAGTACTGTCCATTTCTCCAGAATGCTCATTGCCCTCAGTTATTTAGGGAACCCTTCAGGTGTGCACGTTATTCTAACCAGAGGAACTGCTCCCATTCACACACCACAACCAGGTGCAGCACAAGATCTATGAGTAAAGAGAGGTGCCCATCATGAAGAAGAGGACAAATGCTAAAGACAGTACAAATGTACCTCCCAAATTTTAATATGTCtcagtgaaataaaacacagctcCCACTGACACGTGATGGGTTTTGCCATTGACTTGAAAGGGGCAGGATCAGGCTAACAACAACTGATGAGATTTCATAACATTTGTTCGTTTCTACTTGCACTTTCAGTGTGTTTTGATGTGTGTAACAGTTTCCATTCGTTCTCAGTTTTTGgtcatattaattttttttccattagtttTTGGATTTAGTGCCCATTATTTTCCATGCAGAAGACAATGAACAtggcaaagacaaaaaagaataATTCTGTTATGGTCAGGAGAGAGGAAATTTCTGTGCTCTTTGTCACATGAGACTTCAAGAAGAGCCTGAAGCTAAATACTGCAGTTACTATTTGTGGTTCTCTGGATCGTTAGTGGCCTTTATAAATGCAAAAATCCTACTTAGACATTCAAATAACTCATTTGCCCTTTCCTGTGCCCTTCTTCTCTCCAGCAGTCTGTAACCTCGAATTTGTCTTCCAGGTCTTGCAGTCACTGTCTTACAGCTtgaaattcaaaagaaattcaaattacCATTGCATTTCAGTGCAGTTTGAGACCATTTGGGGTAATTTAGAGgagttttaaaaacaagaagaatttGGGTAAATGTCTTATTGTCTAGCACCAGTAGTTTCACAAAATAGAAGATGTACAGTttacagagaaggaaaggaatttctgatattactgtttattttaaaatttaagatGTTAATGCAGGATTTTGTACAAGAGTCATCTGAAAGGGGATGCACTCTTAAAATACCCAATGTTTAGTAACCCCTAAATTTCTGTTCAAATTTGAAAAGACCTTGCTGATAACTGCTTATCACTTGTCCATTACTGTGCCAGTATGCTACTATTGCTAAGACAGTATCACATGGCCTGATCAAAATTCAGGTCTCAGTActcaacacacaaaaaaaggcagGCAGAGCCCTCAATAGTCCTCTGTATCTGCAGATAAGGCAGGTGATAGATGGGAGAGAAAACaagatgaaattaaaagaaggaaaaacaacttGTGGAAGGCCACAATGCAGATAAATATCAACTGAGGGGTAAGACTGAAGTTAGGAGACAAGTCCCCTGAACTTTTCCTACTGACTTCCCCACAAACAGTTTCAATCTGGACTCCTGACACTTGGGTAGATACCTACCTGTTGGATCACATGGTGTCCTCAGACTGGCTTTAGTCTTTCAGCACTAATCACCTAATGTTATTAAAGGCTGAGATATCTGAACCCATGCATGCTAGATGCCAATAAACTGACTTCCTTTAATATTCCTacagctttctttaaaaaaaaaaaattgtatttttaatgttaacATTAGggattttcaaaatttaaatgcaCATATACACCTATTAATATATGTCTCTATACACCCATGCATTCACTGCTGGGTGTGAGCACATGTGTAGCTGTGTACACTCCATAAGTGTTCAGGGGTTTAGTGCACAGCTTTTACCCCTGTCTAAATGACACACAGATTTCAGCCACCATCAGTGGGAAGCACCACCTTTGGACCATTTAAAATcatagaaacaaacaaacagaacattATAAAGCCATTTTCACAGGGTACATACATGTGGTCATAGCTTGAAGCTTTGTAGCTTACACTCCAGAGGAGCTTCATTTTTGGTCTTCTGCCATCTGTGGGAGCATTTCTGCCCTCAGTCGCTGAGGCTGAGGGATTGTGTGCAagatgtgtgtgtgtcacaTGACTAGTGCATGATCTTTAAATGCCAAAATATGTAAATTCACCTGCAGTTCCTCAGACAGGAGAACCACAAGTGTGGGTTCTCACTGCCACTGAAGTATGTATGGGGATCCTCCTAGTGAACTGTGCAGTGGTGAAGGTGATGGAGAGAGTGGGGAAGAGTTATCCAAACCTgtcaggcagcacagcagcactgaaaaggAGCCTGCAGCCATTCCAGCACCTGCTCCGTCTGCCCTGGCCAGGTCTCACAAACCAGGCACAGGCACACAGACACCAGGGAGGGTCCCACACTGCTGGCACTCACACATACCCAAATAGGAGGCACGTGGAAAACTTCTTTTAACTAACTgtggcaaatgtttttcttgaaggaaaaaaggaatataCACATGCTTGAcacttaataaaaatatcagtatGTTTGTGCCCAGCATACTGGAATATTGTTCAGCACTAATTTAACCTTGCAAAAATATTATCAGTGTAATGCTGCCAAGGCTATTGTGTGGATTAGTGTGTGGCTCTTGGCTAACCTGGCCACGGGCTGCAGCAATTTTTATACTTGGCTTTTCAGAAACCTTTCTGGCTTGCTGGTGAATCAGTTCACCTTGTTCATTCTTGTTCCTCATCCTTTTCCTATTTTACCTTTgattaatttccctttttcctttgctaGACCGCGCTGAATGTCAGAATAGCCCATTCCTCACCGCAGTGAGCCAGCgcgtgcccaggtggccaaggcCAGGCCCTGGGCTGCACCAGGAACAGCGTGTGCAGCAGGCCCGGGGCAGGGACTGTGCcctggctggcactgctgggccCTCCTCGGGTGCTGGGCCGGGCCCtgggcccctcagctcaggaaggacattgaggggctggagcgtgtgcagggaagggaacggagctgggaaggggctggagcagcaggagcggctgagggagctgggggggctcagcctgggaaaaggaggctcaggggggaccttctggctctgcaaccccctgacaggaggggggagccgggggggggtcgggctctgctgccagggaacaagggacaggacataGTGTTAcgctgcaccaggggaggctTAGGGTGGACATTAGAaacaatttcttcacagaaagggtgattagacatgaaggggctgcccagggtggtgggggcgtgcccatccctggaggtatttaaggtAAGACcggacgtggcactcagtgctctggcctAGTGAGAAGCTGGCGATCGGTGGGCGGTCGGAGTGGATGGTGGCGGAGGTCCTGCCCCTCAGCGCTGCCGCGCTCCCGAGCTCTTCCCGGCTTCGGCTCCGCTCCGGCGGCTGCCGCGGGCacagcgcggccccgccgccagggggcgctcGCCCGCGCGCCGACGGGGCCACGCACTCTCCTCCGGCCGGGCCCGCGCTCGGCCGGGCGCGACCATCCCCCGAGGCGGGGGGGGCTCGGCGCGGGGCGCCACATCCCAACCGTCCCCCCGCACGCCGCGCtgccccgcccccccccccgccgggcTGCCCTGCGCTGCGCCGGGCCATGACGTCAGCGCggcgggggcgtggccgcggcGCTCCCAGAGTGCAGCGCACAAGTTGAGCCCCATCTTGGGCGAGCGGAGCCGCGGCCCGAGCGCGCTGCGGGAGCTCCGCGGCCGGCGCAGCGCAGCGGGGCCGCCCGCGCCCGCCCAGCGCCGCTGCCTGGGCCGCCGCGGCGCCGGCACCCCGCCCGGCGGCGGGGCTTTGCCCGTGGGGCGAGCCCGCGGGCCGGTTGCGAGCAGGATGCGCCTGGCGCTGGTCTCCAGGTAGAGCGCGGAGtcagcgggggggggggacggggccgCCTGGGCCGCGCCCGGCCGGCGCGGGGCCCCTGGCGCGGGGCGGGCCGCGGGCCCGCAGGAAGCCGCGGGGCGCTCGGAGCGGCGgcgaagaggaggaggaggaggaggcccGGCCGCGGGAAGAGGGCTGCGGacggggaggaagaggaggagccccgccgccccccgcccgccgcagGAAGCCGCCGGAGGATGTGCGGTAGCGCCGGGGGCCCGGCCCGCACGCCGTGACAGCCCGCCCGGCGCTGCGCTCGCTtcgccgcggccgccgagccCCTCCCCGCGGAGAAAACATGTCCAAGATGCCGGCCAAGAAGAAGAGCTGCTTCCAGATCACCAGCGTGACCACGGCGCAGGTGGCCAGCAGCATCACCGAGGACACCGAGAGCCTGGACGACCCGGACGAGTCCCGCACCGAGGACGTGTCCTCTGAAATCTTTGATGTTTCCCGAGCCACCGACTACGGCCCTGAGGACGTTTGTGAGCGGAGCTCCTCTGAAGAGACTCTCAACAACGTGGGTGAGGCCGAAACTCCCAGCAGCGTCTCTCCCAATCTCCTTTTGGACGGGcagctggctgtggctgctgctgggctggctgtaGCCCCCAACGGGGGGGCTGTGCCCAAGAGCTCTGCCGTGcccctgccagctgctgcctctggcacTGCCGTggggggaggcagcagtgcTCAGGCCGTCCCGCCCTCCACAGGGCCCTCTGCGCCCGCCGGCCCTGGCACCATGTCTCAGACGGCGGCTGCTGCGTGCAGCTCCCGCTTCAGGGTGATCAAGCTGGACCACGGTACTGGGGAGCCCTACAGGCGAGGCCGATGGACGTGTATGGAGTACTATGACCGGGACTCCGATGGTGGTGTTCTGGGCAGGACTGGAGATTGCATTAGGCACAGCAGCACCTTTGAGCAGGCTGCTCAGGAGAGGGACAGTGGCCTCGGTGCCACAGGAGGTTCTGTTGTGGTCTCGGCTGTGCCAGCATCAGCCCATGGCCCCGATTCTATAGCTGACagttccctggctgctgtgtcACAGCTGCTCCAGACAGAGAAAATGAACCAGTCCTCTCTACAGCAACCTAGTTTTGTCATTGGGCAACCACAGCAGCCGCAACAGCCCGTAGGTGGGGCCATGCCTCAGAGTACTGCTCAGCCTGCGTTTTCTGGGGCTTCGGGAGCAAGTCAGCAAATGATGGTGCCACAGCAACCgcagccacaggtaaatccACAGGGTGTTGCACAGGCTGGACCCAACGGGAAAGGCATGGCACCTCCAAATGTGACAGTAGGGCAGCCGAGCGTTCCTGTGGCCCAGCAGCAGGTGCAGCAAGCAAGCATACCAGTGACTCAGCCTCAACAATTTGCTTATTCTCAGTCCCAGATTCCACCAGTGCACCTACTGCCGACGCAGCCTCCTGGGCAGGCCGAATACATGCAGCATGTGACAATTATGCAGTCTCAAGGAGCTGTTCAGCAGGCTACTACAGGTTCTGCTCCAAGTACTGTGGCCTCCAGCCTGCCTGTGGGGCAGGTGATGGGCCAAAACCCCTCGCCTGTGATGGGGGTGTCAGCACAGCCCGGTGAAGCAGTCGGCCAGGGGTCGGGGTTGCTGCAGAGTGGCCAGGCACAGGCTAGTCAACCTGCCGTCCCACAGCCAGGCCTTGGACAACCAGGGGTTGTGCAACAGAAATCTGTGACTCAGCATCCAATGGGGGGAAGCAGTCAAGTGTCAGGAATGCCTGGTGCTCCCCACGCTGTGGTCCCTGGAGTTCAGAGCGTGCCTGCGGCTGTGCCCGGTACAAGTGTGCCTAGTGTGTCCACCACTGCTTCTGTCACTATGCCAAACGTCCCTGTTACACTGGTGCAGTCCCAGCTGACGAGCCACCCTTCTGCCAGCAGAAGCACCGGCGCGGTCCAGCCCCAGCACGTGGGACACTCGATGATGCAAGGCGCGCCCGGCGCACCCGCCAGTCTGCCTCAGGCAAACCTCGGACAGTTTCAGGCCCAGGCCCAGTCTGTAGTAGGCCAGATTGATGATACTAGAAGAAAATCAGAACCCCTACCTCAGCCACCCCTTTCTCTTATAGCTGAAAATAAACCTCTTGTGAAGCCTCCCATTCCAGACACTCTAGCAAATCCTCTTCAGTTACCTGCAAGTACTCCTATCAACAGTCTTGCTAGCTCTGTGTTTGGCATATCCATTCCTGTTGATGGTGATGAAGACAGGTATGCATTATTTTATAATACCTTAAAAAATAACTGGGCTTTTGGGGGGGAGGAAACAACTTTTGAGTTATTAGCAAATGCTTTATGTAAATTCATATTTTCAGAAAGTCACGCTGAAGTTTTAAGAGCACAAACCACAGTGAAGTATTTAGGCAAGTAGTGTACTTATTCTTCTTGTACTTATTCTTCTTAGGGTGTGAGTGCAATTACATTTTGCACAAAACGGGGCAGAAAGTAGCCTGAAAGCTGCTTAATGCACAAATAATATGAACTGTTCAGAATCAAAGACTGAAAGCTGTCTTTCTGCAGCCAGTGACTCGAGATACGAGGAGGGCTGTTCTTTCCCCTGGATGCATCATAAAACACTCCAGTGACAGCTGGGTTAAAGTGGGTTTATCAACACCACTGTACTGCAGTGCTGTTAAATCTGTGTGGTGCTGCCCAAGGGCCATCAGGGGAGGCATCTTGGGAAGCTTGGGGCTTTTAACAcacattctttatttttatcctCCTGTGGAGTTGGCTTTTTATAGTATCAGTAAGGAAAATACTTGCTTCTGGGTATGGATTCGTGTGGAGATCCTTAGTGAAAGCTCTACAGAGAATGGTCCTTTGTATTGAGAAAACAGCACCACTTGGGCGAAGATGTGGACATGGTGGGAAGTACAACCTTACAGTGAGTTTTCTTTATTGGAAAGTAATTTGGAACTGTGAGTTGTAGCAGAGGTGTGTGGTGTGGGCAGACTCATCAGAAGGCCTGAGAGAGGGATCCAGTGTGTGGCTGCTATTCCCATAGATGTGTCAGACTGCTCTGAAGGGTCGTGGCCAAAGTTGCTTAATTGACTTCTTTGAGAGAAGACTTTGAGGGAAAGCAGTGTTTGAGCACTGAATGAATGTCATTGACATTTACTGTTGGGGTTGCTGCAGTTTGGAGGAAGGAAATACGTGTGGGTtatttgtgtttgtatttttaaagatgggAGTTAGGCCATTATGAGCAGGTCTTGTGGTGAATTTCCCTGTAAGCCTTTCCTCATCTGGGGACAGCACCAGACTTTCCAGATAACACAGTCAGTGTGGCTCGGAGCATGTTTTAGTAAAGCAGCTGTGTCTGTGGGGTTGGGgtgcagaggatggagcaggccTGTGCTCactggagctgtggctgctgctgtgtctAAGAGTAACTGGTGATGCCTTTCTGCAGGGAAAAGCCATGGTTTGTAGAGCTGTGCTTGTTCTGATTAAAGCAGTAAAGGACTGacaagaaaaagggaaacagttAAAATTTCCTCACAGTTTGCCTACCTTAAGAGGATTGCTGACCCGGATGACAAACTGCCTTGTGCAAATAAGGTTAGATTTCGAGCTGGTGGGTTCTTTTCATAGCTCAGTGTTTTATCAGATGATTCGTCTGGTGCTTAATCATTCTGTTGATTAAGGAGTCAGAAAGAAAGGAATGCATTTTGCGTTTGTTTTGCATAGCTTCTAACACTTAATATAAATTGTAGTAACGAACATGATTATCTGTGACAAGGGAATCGCTTTTATGTAACACTAAGGAAAAACTTGCCCTACTTACTCAAACTGGGGGCTGCTAACTTTGTGTTGCACTCTAGTGAGGCAGTTCTCGGTGCTCTTATCCAGAACAgtgatttttaaagctgttttcctAGTTTAGTCTTTGAACTTGCCAGCTTGCAGAAGTGCTTCACTTGCTATTCATTTCTAAAGAGACTCTTGCAGACACTTCACCATGAGAACCACGAGTAAGAAATGGAAATGGGCTCTGAAGGCAGCTTGCTGTGGTGTTCAGTAGGGAAATGAGCCTGTGGTTATCAGAGGAGGAGCACACACGTCTCGTTTGTCACCTTCTGCACTGGGTGATAAAACTGTGCAGCGTGCTGGGTGCTCAGGAAGCCAGGAGCACACCTGTGCTGTGAGAGTCTCTCCCAGATGGGAATGGCTTTCTTCAGTAGTGACCCTGGTAAGCTGTGAAGGCTCACCTTAAATAGGCCTAGACCTCATACAACGTCGGAGATCTCTACAGAGCCAGTAGATCCAAGTTTATTCTTTGCTCCCCTCAACCAGTAGCCTGACTTCCACTAGTTTCAGGCAAAGAAAGGTAAGAATAAAAGCCTAGCAGCTTGTTAAGGCTGTTTTGTCGCTTGGTTTTTGTGTGCTTTACTCTGTGAGAAGGTTTTACTGTAAGTGTCTCCTGCTTGTCTGCCGTTCTCTTCTCGCtcctgcttttttcctctttccagctATTTAAGGTTTACCACTGCTCCCATGGGCTTTGCCCAGCTACTTTTTCTACTGCAATCAGTGGTGAAATAGTTAATGAAGACCTTCAAATGTCATTAATAGGCTGGGGGTTGACACTGATAAGGCTAATAGGGTGCAAAGGGAGCTGATACATCATGAGTCATGGTTTGTGCCGGCAGGTCCAGGAAGTTAACGCTCGGCTTAGTTTGGAGAGGTTACTTGGTGGTCATGGGAGCTAGAAATCTGTagaaagcatttttctcttGCTATTGATGTGCAGTGTCCCCAGGAAGGGGGGTCAGTGTGTAGGCAGGTATCTGCATTTCTTCCGACACCTtcaattatatttaaatacttgCGTGTTCTTGCAGCTTGACAAACTTGTATAGATCATGCTCCTGTAGTGATCCTCTAACACAGTGACTCATCAAGGAATAGTGTATAGCTCTCAATATCCTGAATTTATCTAGGAAGTCCTTCACCATTCTGAATATGAGGAGGAACTGTTCTCAAGGTAGCATAGTTAAGATGGAAATTCTTTGAAAGCAGCATGTCAGGAATACAGTGAGGGTGAGACAGGGCTGATGTAAAAAGCTGGTCGGTTCACATATTTCTGAAAAAGGTCTTTTGTATTATTCCTGTCTTATGGTTTGCTGTTTTAAATCAAGCTACACCTAGGGTAGTTAGGAGTGGAGGTGTAAGGATATGTAGCCAGATAAATAGATGGATGGAACTGTGTGTTTATAGATGTAGAATGACTTTCTTCCAAGCCATTGCCTGAagactttttaatttcctgttcCCACAGTCCAGTACACTTTGACAGCAGTCTAGACAAAACTGTGGTGTTTTGCATTGACCTGATGAATAATGAAGAATCAATTAATCAAGATATCTTAcctggaagggaagagggggtaGGTAGGTAGGTGAtccaaaagaatgaaaaaaaaaaagaaaaaagagaaaaaagccttTGACATGTCATACCTTCCTTGAAAAGCAAAGCTGGTTTTTCTGTTGATGTGTCCAAATTGCTAAGCtcttaaaaagagaaatttgttGTGTGGGACGTTATGGAATATCTACAACATAAGTTTTCCTCTCTAAATGTGGATGCAAGGGGTATAAACTGCAGCACTATTCAAGGATGGGTGAAGTAGTACTGTTACTGAGGCAGATGTGGGTGTTGCAGTCCACTTTGAATGGGAGCCTGACAAATACTGAAAAGACACAAGTAGGACTGGATCTCAAAATTGCCCCGACTCTTCATTTGCTGGACTTGAGCAGCTGGACTAATGACTTTGGAGGGAGGGCAGTTAGATCacctgtgaggattttgggatCAGTGTGTGTCAGGTTCTCTACTCACCTTTCTGCCCATGTATACACAGATTTGTAGCTGACAAGCAGAATATTTCAGCTGGCTTAATAACTTTATTTTGGCTCttgagggaaaagaaatatgttGCCTCTGTTAAAAGAATGTTACTGAAAAAGCTTGTTCAAACCTCCTACATGTTTGGCAGACTTTTGGGGCAAAATATTACTAGGGCTGTTGGAAAAAGAGCAGAGTATAGATCATTTTCCAGAGATAACTGAGTGGCTTGAGCTGTTCCGGCCGTATTCCAGGAACGCTAATGAATGGCTGCAATTGTGAACTGTCAACTACAGCAGCTGAGTTGTTGAGAACCTGATTGTGCAGGGCTGTCTCCCAGCTCAGCTAAATCACATATTTGCATGGAGCACTAACTGTTGGTAGAACTGCAGTCTTAAGACCATCTTCATCATATAAGGACAAAACCAGGCACAGGATCACTTAGGTGTTGCCCTAGATGCATATTCTGTTGTGCTCCTAAAGGAAAACAAGTATTCTGCAAAGACATAGCAGTACGTGACCCTTGAATTGCGTTGGTATCGAGTATTGTCCCTTTCTTCACCTTGCTCATGAGCCTAGTAGGGATGTGAGCTCTCCTGCACCTGCAGACCTGttctcagctctgctcctggaggCCTGTGTTTGAGAGTGTGTGTAGGAGCAGATGGGAATGAACCTGGGACAGACATGCTCCAGAGCCAGGAGTGCCTTTGGTTTGACAGCCAGAGCTACAGCTCAGTTTGAAAACCAGCTGAGCTGAGACTCAGTTGATGGCAGCAAATGATGGTTAATGCAAACAAACTCCAGTTAGTTGTGTTCAGttcttgctgtgttttctaTAACAAAAATTACCAAAGGTAACTGCAGCACCACACCAGTTTCTGAGTAATGGAAAGCCTGTCCTGCTGTGCAGTCAGTTTTGGAGTGGTGCAAGATATCTAAACAGAACTGCTGTTGCTCATTTGACAGTGCTGTTTCCCAGCTTAAACATTCAAATGCCTTTGTTAAGGAGGAGTCAGTACAATCTTAGAATTAATGAGACAAAGTGTTTCAGATGAGAGTTATTGAAAGGAGGAAATGGGGACACTGTTCAGTTTGTTTCAAAGACTCTGGTGGCCAGCCCTGACACAAGCAGTTCCCTGGACCTTGGACTCCAGGTGttctgctcagctgctggggGTTAATTTTTTCCTGCTCCCCTATAGAAGAGTGCAAATGTTCCATAGCTGATTTCTGAATGTTGAATGCATATTTGTTGCATGGCAGAAATAACAGCATATGTTTTATGGAAGCTATTTTAAACTTCTTCTTAAAAGTTGAATTCTCAAGTATTTGGGTGTTTTGAGCAGGCAGGACTCAACTGCTCTTGAACTCGGAAGGGCTGAAAGTTCTCTGAGGCTATGATTTCATGTAAAGTGCTGTAATCTTTTATGACTTCAGGTGACGTAAAGAGGAGTTGTTCCCTGTTACTGTGCTGGATATTTGAGTTCCAGCCTCTTGCATGTTGAGGctatatattaatttttcagttttaaagctGGCGATTAGCAGTTTCTGTTGCTCAGGAAAAATTGAGACCTTGCTTGTGCTTTTGTGTGTCAGCAAAGACTCCATAAGAAACTTCTGTGAGACTCCTGCCAAAGTACAGCTGGTTTGGTTCTGGTCAATAAATCTAGATTGTCAGGCACAGGTGTCTGCTTTTATTCCTATATTTGACAAAGTGCAAAGATAGAAGTATTTATAGTAACTGCTAAAGCCCCTGTCTTCTGAGAAGGTTCCCTACACATAAGAAGTCACTTGAAATGCAGTGTGAGGTTGTATCTTCATTCTCCATCTTGAAAAATCTTTCCCCTTTAAACTTCACACTTCATAGATACAAATGTGTAGTGAGTGCCAGTAAATCTTTGCCTTATGGGATAATGTGTTTTCCCTCAGGCAGGGCAGGCGAGTTACTTGGCCACATGAAGGACAGCTGGATGCTTGTCTCAGGTTTTTTGTCGTGCAAAACAATTATTCCAAGAGGTTTTCTTTGTATGTCTGTTCTCCTTT containing:
- the TSC22D2 gene encoding TSC22 domain family protein 2 isoform X2 encodes the protein MSKMPAKKKSCFQITSVTTAQVASSITEDTESLDDPDESRTEDVSSEIFDVSRATDYGPEDVCERSSSEETLNNVGEAETPSSVSPNLLLDGQLAVAAAGLAVAPNGGAVPKSSAVPLPAAASGTAVGGGSSAQAVPPSTGPSAPAGPGTMSQTAAAACSSRFRVIKLDHGTGEPYRRGRWTCMEYYDRDSDGGVLGRTGDCIRHSSTFEQAAQERDSGLGATGGSVVVSAVPASAHGPDSIADSSLAAVSQLLQTEKMNQSSLQQPSFVIGQPQQPQQPVGGAMPQSTAQPAFSGASGASQQMMVPQQPQPQVNPQGVAQAGPNGKGMAPPNVTVGQPSVPVAQQQVQQASIPVTQPQQFAYSQSQIPPVHLLPTQPPGQAEYMQHVTIMQSQGAVQQATTGSAPSTVASSLPVGQVMGQNPSPVMGVSAQPGEAVGQGSGLLQSGQAQASQPAVPQPGLGQPGVVQQKSVTQHPMGGSSQVSGMPGAPHAVVPGVQSVPAAVPGTSVPSVSTTASVTMPNVPVTLVQSQLTSHPSASRSTGAVQPQHVGHSMMQGAPGAPASLPQANLGQFQAQAQSVVGQIDDTRRKSEPLPQPPLSLIAENKPLVKPPIPDTLANPLQLPASTPINSLASSVFGISIPVDGDEDSASGASVVAIDNKIEQAMDLVKSHLMYAVREEVEVLKEQIKELVERNSLLERENALLKSLSNNEQLSQLPSQQGPPSSSSPAQPPPAQPPQPNVSSA
- the TSC22D2 gene encoding TSC22 domain family protein 2 isoform X1; the protein is MSKMPAKKKSCFQITSVTTAQVASSITEDTESLDDPDESRTEDVSSEIFDVSRATDYGPEDVCERSSSEETLNNVGEAETPSSVSPNLLLDGQLAVAAAGLAVAPNGGAVPKSSAVPLPAAASGTAVGGGSSAQAVPPSTGPSAPAGPGTMSQTAAAACSSRFRVIKLDHGTGEPYRRGRWTCMEYYDRDSDGGVLGRTGDCIRHSSTFEQAAQERDSGLGATGGSVVVSAVPASAHGPDSIADSSLAAVSQLLQTEKMNQSSLQQPSFVIGQPQQPQQPVGGAMPQSTAQPAFSGASGASQQMMVPQQPQPQVNPQGVAQAGPNGKGMAPPNVTVGQPSVPVAQQQVQQASIPVTQPQQFAYSQSQIPPVHLLPTQPPGQAEYMQHVTIMQSQGAVQQATTGSAPSTVASSLPVGQVMGQNPSPVMGVSAQPGEAVGQGSGLLQSGQAQASQPAVPQPGLGQPGVVQQKSVTQHPMGGSSQVSGMPGAPHAVVPGVQSVPAAVPGTSVPSVSTTASVTMPNVPVTLVQSQLTSHPSASRSTGAVQPQHVGHSMMQGAPGAPASLPQANLGQFQAQAQSVVGQIDDTRRKSEPLPQPPLSLIAENKPLVKPPIPDTLANPLQLPASTPINSLASSVFGISIPVDGDEDRNPSAAFYQAFHFNKLHEPKASWDSASGASVVAIDNKIEQAMDLVKSHLMYAVREEVEVLKEQIKELVERNSLLERENALLKSLSNNEQLSQLPSQQGPPSSSSPAQPPPAQPPQPNVSSA